In the Passer domesticus isolate bPasDom1 chromosome 4, bPasDom1.hap1, whole genome shotgun sequence genome, one interval contains:
- the ZBTB49 gene encoding zinc finger and BTB domain-containing protein 49 — translation MDTVASHSCHLLQQLHEQRIQGLLCDCMLVVKGVCFKAHKNVLAAFSQYFRTLFQNSSGQKNDVFHLDIKNVGGIGQILDFMYTSHLDLSQDNVQAMLDIAQCLQVQNVLNICHTFLKSSTAVEQAASMPCNSVFSLQNTLGTGTSCAGDGYGTSLLPECSADRQTNKGLAEHHSQSVNDGQKAPQDSLDGNCTELPFKQPSYYYKLRNFYSKQFYKQNACSDHERGAEPSFSYSTSTEINTVESNSCTVNHSECILETSEHLPSNFLVQAASEAAPDQNEQSTVMQPSRQMRLKKAVHLKKLNFLRSQKSAEQPPEPQRDDSRITEVIEPVNESTTDTADARVTDEKEAEDLVNSENFEPPVEVERSQGPLEQEGQSQTLQSQKQYTCELCGKAFKHPSNLELHKRSHTGEKPFECNICGKHFSQAGNLQTHLRRHSGEKPYICEICGKRFAASGDVQRHIIIHSGEKPHLCDICGRGFSNFSNLKEHKKTHTADKVFTCDECGKSFNMQRKLVKHRIRHTGERPYSCSACGKCFAGSGDLRRHVRTHTGEKPYTCETCNKCFTRSAVLRRHRKMHCKASEEGPSALEEFTQGIETPDLDKSQSSDSFGPEMSVTLLPVSVKFPVHPAGNSPEFDSSADSYCKLRSMIQHHDSANPEKLGVDPAKLLKAQAQQSPAAPPPYAYPEVDVSAAEEPLQPDGIPMIRSSVPGLDGHCTEPLGSRASAAAYKSNEGPFFSSMTLWGLAMKTLQNESELEQ, via the exons GACCCTTTTCCAGAATTCTTCAGGCCAGAAGAATGATGTGTTTCACTTGGACATCAAAAATGTAGGTGGCATAGGCCAGATCCTGGACTTCATGTACACCTCCCACCTGGATCTCAGTCAGGACAATGTACAAGCTATGCTGGACATTGCACAGTGCCTCCAAGTGCAAAATGTGCTGAACATTTGCCACACCTTTTTAAAGTCTTCCACAGCTGtggagcaggcagccagcatgCCCTGTAATAGTGTATTTTCACTGCAGAACACTTTGGGTACAGGCACCAGCTGTGCTGGTGATGGCTATGGGACAAGCCTATTGCCTGAGTGCTCAGCTGACAGACAAACTAACAAAGGCTTGGCTGAGCACCACTCACAGTCTGTTAATGACGGACAGAAAGCACCGCAAGATTCCTTAGATGGCAACTGCACAGAGCTCCCATTTAAGCAACCAAGTTACTACTATAAACTACGGAACTTTTACAGCAAACAGTTCTACAAACAAAACGCTTGCTCTGATCACGAGAGAGGAGCAGAACCGTCCTTTTCTTACAGCACATCCACGGAAATAAACACAGTGGAGAGTAATTCTTGCACTGTCAATCACTCTGAGTGTATTCTGGAAACCTCTGAGCATTTACCATCAAACTTCCTGGTTCAGGCTGCAAGTGAAGCTGCTCCAGACCAAAATGAGCAGAGCACAGTTATGCAGCCCAGCAGACAGATGCGGCTGAAAAAGGCAGTACACCTCAAAAAGTTAAATTTTCTAAGATCTCAGAAatcagcagagcagccccctgAGCCCCAAAGAGACGACAGTAGAATAACAGAAGTAATTGAACCTGTAAATGAAAGTACCACGGACACAGCAGATGCTAGAGTTACTGATGAAAAAGAAGCTGAAGATTTAGTGAATTCAGAGAATTTTGAACCACCTGTTGAAGTGGAAAGATCTCAAGGTCCTTTGGAACAAGAAGGACAATCACAGACTCTTCAGTCACAGAAACAATATACTTGTGAGTTATGTGGGAAGGCTTTCAAACATCCAAGCAATTTGGAGCTACATAAAAGGTCTCATACAG GTGAGAAACCTTTTGAATGTAACATTTGTGGGAAACACTTCTCACAG GCAGGTAATCTCCAGACACATTTACGTCGGCATTCTGGTGAGAAGCCGTACATTTGTGAAATCTGTGGGAAAAG GTTTGCTGCTTCTGGTGATGTTCAGCGTCACATAATTATTCATTCTGGAGAAAAACCTCACCTGTGTGATATCTGTGGCAGAG GTTTCAGTAACTTCAGTAATTTAAAGGAGCACAAAAAGACCCATACAGCAGATAAAGTATTCACCTGTGATGAATGTGGGAAGTCGTTTAATATGCAACGAAAATTGGTAAAGCACAGGATAAGGCACACTGGAGAGAGACCATACAGCTGTTCAGCTTGTG GGAAGTGTTTTGCGGGCTCGGGTGACCTGCGCCGGCACGTGAGGACGCACAcgggggagaagccctacaccTGTGAGACGTGCAACAAGTGCTTCACGCGCTCGGCCGTGCTGCGGCGGCACAGGAAGATGCACTGCAAGGCCTCCGAGGAGGGGCCCAGCGCCCTCGAGGAATTCACTCAAGGCATTGAAACGCCCGACCTTGACAAGTCCCAGAGTTCTGACTCTTTTGGCCCAGAGATGTCTGTTACATTGTTGCCAGTGTCTGTCAAATTCCCCGTTCATCCCGCTGGAAACTCCCCTGAATTCGACAGTTCCGCGGACTCTTACTGTAAGCTGCGATCCATGATCCAGCACCACGACTCGGCAAACCCGGAGAAACTCGGCGTGGATCCTGCTAAACTGCTGAAAGCGCAGGCACAGCAgtctccagcagcacccccaccGTATGCCTACCCAGAGGTGGATGTGTCTGCAGCAGAGGAGCCCTTGCAGCCCGACGGCATTCCCATGATCCGCTCCTCCGTGCCCGGCCTGGACGGGCACTGCACCGAGCCCCTGGGCAGCCGCGCCTCCGCTGCTGCTTACAAGAGTAACGAGGGGCCCTTCTTCTCCAgcatgaccctctggggcttggCCATGAAAACCCTGCAGAATGAAAGCGAGTTGGAGCAATGA